From one Nitrospira sp. MA-1 genomic stretch:
- a CDS encoding PilN domain-containing protein: MMIPRVHRNLSAPGIHFLQLSQLGLTLLTAGTLALTASFWWQGKSLHEQIDILEDQASSIETTNNQLVSQARVAGLDLSHQAIRSIPSKVNFVKQVRERVGFSWTQLLTDLETAVPSDITVNSVSLDEKTDTILLQGSAASLPDLNRLIHQLDKHAAFQNVLLSQHSTKNTKEDQGGSHSVFTLTVTYDPRRSTSHLTGVPRQR, encoded by the coding sequence ATGATGATTCCACGTGTACATAGGAATTTGTCTGCACCCGGCATTCATTTTCTTCAATTGTCCCAACTCGGGCTCACCCTCCTCACAGCCGGGACACTCGCTCTTACCGCTTCATTCTGGTGGCAGGGAAAGTCATTACATGAACAGATTGATATTCTAGAAGACCAAGCATCCAGTATCGAGACCACCAACAATCAATTGGTCTCTCAAGCCAGGGTGGCGGGGCTTGATCTTTCGCATCAGGCCATTCGAAGCATTCCATCAAAAGTCAATTTTGTGAAACAGGTTCGAGAACGGGTTGGATTTTCCTGGACACAATTACTGACCGATCTGGAAACAGCCGTTCCCTCGGATATCACCGTGAACTCGGTGTCTCTCGATGAAAAAACCGACACGATTCTTCTTCAAGGATCGGCAGCTTCCCTTCCAGACCTCAACCGGCTCATTCATCAGCTAGACAAGCACGCAGCCTTTCAGAATGTCTTGCTATCGCAGCATTCCACAAAAAACACCAAAGAGGATCAAGGTGGCTCCCATAGCGTGTTTACGCTCACAGTCACGTATGATCCTCGACGCTCGACCTCTCACTTGACAGGGGTTCCCAGGCAACGATGA
- a CDS encoding retropepsin-like aspartic protease — protein MLESRSVFFLRNPPDTALWWLVGVLAYCVLWVSPVFSATYDCLDESGARVLTDNPVQLFNCTQLPSQSSTLTNQTPSTVPTLQATTKSIPNQAPPDTQISIGLSSSLDGENQDGPFNEDITIPLTKSGGSFIVPVVLNQERSAQLIVDTGASMTVLSNQVAIDLGILGTTDNELLTVNTAGGSVQVNMNYLSSISVGTAQATNVAVALHDLPDIPEHIEGLLGMSFLKHFLVTLDAEHAQLILRPKQKP, from the coding sequence ATGTTGGAAAGTCGCAGTGTTTTTTTTCTTAGGAATCCTCCGGACACCGCCTTGTGGTGGCTTGTTGGAGTGTTGGCATACTGTGTTCTATGGGTATCTCCAGTCTTTTCAGCGACTTATGACTGTCTCGATGAATCCGGGGCACGTGTATTAACAGACAACCCGGTCCAACTATTCAACTGCACGCAATTGCCATCACAGAGCTCGACTCTCACCAATCAAACACCATCCACGGTTCCAACACTTCAAGCTACCACTAAATCCATTCCTAATCAGGCACCTCCTGACACACAAATCTCTATCGGGTTGTCCTCCTCCCTGGATGGGGAGAATCAGGATGGGCCTTTCAATGAGGATATCACCATCCCCCTCACCAAAAGTGGAGGATCATTCATCGTTCCGGTCGTGTTGAACCAGGAACGATCGGCCCAACTTATTGTGGATACCGGTGCCTCCATGACAGTCCTTTCAAATCAGGTCGCCATTGATCTCGGAATCCTTGGAACCACCGACAATGAACTCTTGACCGTCAACACGGCCGGGGGGTCAGTCCAAGTCAACATGAATTATCTCTCCTCAATCTCGGTAGGAACGGCACAAGCTACCAATGTCGCCGTCGCCCTTCACGATCTTCCCGATATTCCGGAACACATTGAGGGTCTTCTCGGCATGTCCTTCCTTAAACACTTTCTCGTGACGCTGGATGCGGAGCATGCTCAATTGATTCTCCGTCCCAAGCAAAAACCCTAA